The following DNA comes from Flavobacterium sp. N3904.
GGAAATAATCCTAAAAAAGTTCTCCCTGTATCGCTTCAGATTGCTTATTGCTTTTAAATTCGAAAGTGTCAGTTACAAAAAATTGTTTTTTGTCCTCGTCAAACAGCCTTAAAACAACATTGTCACAGACAAAATTGAGGTTTATTGTTGTGAATAAATGATTGGCTTTGATTAGATTTTGAGGGCTTAGTTTTCGGGCAATGGAAAGATGTGGATTGTCACTTTTTTTCATACTGGGAATTAAAAGTGATTTATGAAATAACTTCATGATTTCCTTTACTCTTTTTTTGGAATTGCTGTCCGGA
Coding sequences within:
- a CDS encoding 2'-5' RNA ligase family protein codes for the protein MEKLYSLVIQPPEPILASIMSMKEQLAAEVGWFNSKNSVGHITICEFKATGTSIEVIKNQISKLCDALSPIVVYLNEFSTFSNGAFVINPDSNSKKRVKEIMKLFHKSLLIPSMKKSDNPHLSIARKLSPQNLIKANHLFTTINLNFVCDNVVLRLFDEDKKQFFVTDTFEFKSNKQSEAIQGELF